The following proteins are encoded in a genomic region of Streptococcus equi subsp. equi:
- the trmE gene encoding tRNA modification GTPase TrmE — translation MLTCSTIEGMSITKEFDTIAAISTPLGEGAIGIVRLSGTKALDIAKSIFKGKDLTTVASHTLNYGHIIKPSTGEVIDEVMVSVMLAPKTFTREDVIEINTHGGIAVTNDILQLLIKQGARMAEPGEFTKRAFLNGRIDLTQAEAVMDLIRAKTDKAMSIAIKQLDGSLSQLISDTRQEILNTLAQVEVNIDYPEYDDVEEMTTALLRDKTREFQTLLEQLLRTAKRGKILREGLSTAIIGRPNVGKSSLLNTLLREDKAIVTDIAGTTRDVIEEYVNIKGIPLKLVDTAGIRETDDLVEQIGVERSKKALQEADLVLLVLNASEKLTEQDKALLALSQDSNRIILLNKTDLEQVIEKDQLPEEAIPISVLQNQNIDLIEDRINQIFFDHTGLIEQDATYLSNARHISLIEQAVQSLEAVNEGLALGMPVDLLQIDLTRAWEILGEITGDAAPDELITQLFSQFCLGK, via the coding sequence ATGCTGACTTGTTCTACAATAGAAGGCATGAGTATAACTAAAGAATTTGATACAATTGCAGCCATTTCAACTCCGTTAGGTGAAGGAGCTATTGGCATTGTTCGCTTGTCTGGTACCAAGGCTCTGGACATTGCTAAATCGATCTTTAAAGGAAAAGATCTAACAACAGTCGCCTCACATACCCTTAACTATGGTCATATTATCAAGCCAAGCACAGGTGAAGTGATTGATGAGGTCATGGTATCAGTCATGCTGGCGCCAAAAACCTTTACCAGAGAGGACGTGATTGAAATCAATACCCATGGCGGTATTGCGGTGACAAATGACATTTTACAGCTCCTCATTAAACAGGGAGCTCGAATGGCAGAGCCCGGCGAATTTACAAAGCGTGCTTTTTTAAATGGCCGTATTGATTTAACACAGGCTGAGGCAGTCATGGATCTGATTCGTGCAAAGACTGATAAGGCCATGTCTATTGCTATCAAGCAGCTAGACGGCTCCCTATCACAGCTCATCAGCGACACACGTCAAGAAATCCTAAATACCTTAGCCCAGGTTGAGGTTAATATCGACTACCCCGAATATGATGATGTCGAAGAAATGACCACTGCTCTTTTGCGTGACAAAACGCGAGAATTTCAAACACTTTTAGAGCAGCTCCTACGTACTGCCAAGCGCGGGAAGATCCTACGTGAGGGCTTGTCAACAGCTATTATCGGCCGACCGAATGTAGGAAAGTCTAGTCTGCTCAATACCTTGTTACGTGAGGATAAGGCCATTGTCACTGATATTGCAGGAACAACTCGTGATGTCATTGAAGAATATGTCAATATCAAGGGAATTCCTCTAAAGCTAGTTGATACTGCTGGAATTAGAGAAACAGATGATTTAGTAGAGCAAATTGGTGTTGAGCGGTCTAAAAAAGCCCTACAGGAGGCTGATCTGGTCCTTTTAGTTCTCAATGCTTCGGAAAAGCTGACCGAACAGGACAAGGCTCTGCTAGCCCTTAGTCAGGATAGCAATCGCATTATTCTCCTCAATAAAACCGATCTGGAGCAGGTCATTGAAAAAGACCAGCTTCCAGAAGAGGCGATCCCAATATCAGTTTTGCAAAACCAAAACATTGACCTGATCGAAGACCGGATCAATCAGATTTTCTTTGATCATACTGGGCTAATAGAGCAAGATGCGACTTACCTATCCAATGCTCGTCATATTTCCTTGATTGAGCAGGCAGTACAAAGCTTAGAGGCTGTCAATGAAGGACTTGCTTTAGGAATGCCGGTTGATCTCTTACAGATTGATTTGACCAGAGCTTGGGAAATCCTAGGAGAAATCACAGGCGATGCCGCACCTGATGAATTAATTACTCAATTGTTCAGTCAGTTCTGCCTTGGAAAATAA
- the pepV gene encoding dipeptidase PepV, with product MTTIDFKAEVDKRKEAMLEDLSNLLSINSERDDAKADAKHPFGPGPVKALEFFLAMAERDGYQTRNIDNYAGDFEFGQGDEVLGIFAHLDVVPAGSGWETDPYKPVIKDNRIYARGSSDDKGPTMACYYALKIIKELGLPVSKRVRFIVGTDEESGWGDMDYYFAHNGLKNPDFGFSPDAEFPIINGEKGNITEYLHFVGQNAGAFVLHRFQGGLRENMVPESATALISSPHELNVIEASLEQFLSEHAVTGSVKEADGLLEVTIIGKSAHGSTPEAGVNGATLLAKFLNQFSFDGAAKAYLHIAGEVLHEDFTAEKLGLAYTDDKMGALSMNAGVFSFAKDSDDNTIALNFRYPKGTNAAVLKAGLEQLPGLTKVTLSEHEHTPHYVPMDDELVSTLLSVYEKQTGLKGYEQVIGGGTFGRLLERGVAFGAMFPGDENTMHQANEYMPLDNIYRSAAIYAEAIYELIK from the coding sequence ATGACAACAATTGATTTTAAAGCAGAGGTTGATAAGCGCAAGGAAGCTATGCTAGAGGATCTATCAAACCTATTAAGCATTAATTCCGAGCGAGACGATGCTAAGGCAGATGCCAAGCACCCATTTGGTCCTGGTCCGGTTAAGGCCTTGGAGTTCTTTCTTGCCATGGCAGAGCGTGATGGTTACCAAACGCGTAATATTGATAACTATGCTGGTGATTTTGAATTTGGTCAGGGAGATGAGGTTTTAGGGATTTTTGCCCATTTAGACGTGGTACCTGCTGGTAGTGGCTGGGAGACAGACCCTTATAAGCCGGTGATTAAGGATAATCGTATCTATGCGCGTGGTTCATCTGATGATAAGGGGCCAACCATGGCTTGCTATTATGCCCTGAAAATCATCAAGGAATTAGGCTTGCCAGTTTCTAAAAGGGTTCGCTTCATTGTTGGGACTGATGAGGAGTCAGGCTGGGGTGATATGGACTATTATTTTGCTCACAATGGCTTGAAGAACCCTGATTTTGGTTTTTCACCAGATGCTGAATTTCCCATTATCAATGGTGAGAAAGGAAACATTACAGAATACCTTCATTTTGTTGGTCAAAATGCTGGAGCTTTTGTCCTTCATCGCTTCCAAGGCGGTTTACGTGAAAATATGGTTCCTGAATCAGCGACAGCTCTGATCAGCTCACCGCATGAGCTTAATGTTATCGAAGCTTCTTTGGAGCAATTCTTATCTGAGCACGCAGTGACAGGATCTGTCAAAGAGGCTGATGGGCTATTGGAAGTGACCATTATTGGGAAATCTGCTCATGGCTCTACACCAGAGGCTGGTGTTAACGGTGCAACCCTGCTGGCTAAATTCTTAAATCAATTTAGCTTTGATGGCGCAGCCAAGGCTTATTTGCATATTGCAGGTGAGGTGCTTCATGAGGATTTCACAGCAGAAAAGCTTGGCTTGGCTTATACAGATGACAAAATGGGTGCCCTTAGCATGAATGCAGGTGTCTTTAGCTTTGCTAAGGATTCAGATGACAATACCATTGCCTTGAATTTCCGTTATCCAAAGGGAACCAATGCAGCAGTGCTAAAGGCAGGGCTTGAGCAATTACCAGGCTTGACTAAGGTTACCTTATCTGAGCATGAACACACCCCTCACTATGTGCCAATGGACGATGAGCTGGTCTCAACCCTCCTATCCGTCTATGAAAAGCAAACAGGACTCAAGGGCTACGAGCAGGTTATCGGTGGTGGCACCTTTGGACGCTTGCTTGAGCGTGGTGTTGCCTTTGGTGCGATGTTCCCAGGTGATGAAAACACAATGCATCAGGCCAATGAATACATGCCATTAGACAATATTTACCGATCAGCTGCCATTTACGCCGAAGCTATTTATGAATTGATCAAATAA